In a genomic window of Tissierella sp. Yu-01:
- a CDS encoding AraC family transcriptional regulator, with the protein MIVRSSEEFKNEVLKALTFSEIKGEHYTLFTNKNQPELGHLISYSRAGYYDLGIADYTIPKDFSVSFDNPELLMRFGIVYEGTTKFKIKNNPVSSFTPSSFFVIEKNLKGQQNWKKGQHFHGIEITIHERYFDEVIEPNFPDIMDFNAFIKNYTYIYLPLEIVDIINQLQTLNHKNALTSIYLESKILECIAILINEATRSPENAFTNQINYGNIIIGDRRIRLTSSDISAIQKSHDILRKNYNNPPDIATLSKMVFLNEQKLKAGFSKHYHMSIGEYINHIKMTVAANYLSTTDLNIEDIAAKVGYNYSANFSRMFKKTYGKTPLQFRKTK; encoded by the coding sequence ATGATTGTAAGATCTAGTGAAGAATTTAAAAATGAAGTGTTAAAGGCACTGACTTTTAGTGAAATTAAAGGGGAGCATTATACATTATTTACAAATAAAAACCAGCCTGAACTTGGTCACTTAATTAGCTATTCAAGGGCTGGGTATTATGATTTAGGTATTGCAGATTATACTATACCTAAGGATTTTTCTGTTTCTTTTGATAATCCTGAGCTTTTAATGCGATTTGGTATAGTTTATGAAGGAACTACAAAATTTAAAATTAAAAACAACCCTGTATCATCCTTTACCCCTTCATCTTTTTTTGTTATTGAAAAAAATTTAAAGGGTCAGCAAAACTGGAAGAAAGGTCAGCATTTTCATGGGATTGAAATAACTATACATGAAAGGTATTTTGATGAAGTCATAGAACCTAATTTCCCAGATATAATGGATTTTAATGCTTTCATTAAAAATTATACATACATCTATCTTCCTTTAGAAATTGTTGACATTATCAATCAGCTTCAAACTTTAAACCATAAAAATGCCTTAACTAGTATTTATCTAGAAAGTAAGATCTTGGAGTGCATTGCAATTTTAATAAACGAGGCTACTAGGTCTCCTGAAAATGCATTTACTAATCAAATCAACTATGGGAATATTATCATTGGCGATAGAAGAATAAGGCTAACTTCCTCTGATATATCCGCTATCCAAAAATCCCATGATATTTTAAGAAAAAATTATAATAATCCTCCTGATATAGCAACCTTAAGTAAGATGGTGTTTTTAAATGAACAGAAGCTAAAGGCAGGATTCTCCAAACATTATCATATGTCCATTGGAGAATATATAAATCACATTAAAATGACTGTAGCCGCAAATTATCTATCTACAACAGATTTAAATATAGAAGATATAGCTGCTAAGGTTGGATATAATTATTCCGCAAATTTTTCTAGAATGTTTAAAAAGACCTATGGAAAGACTCCATTACAATTTAGAAAAACAAAATAA
- a CDS encoding DUF362 domain-containing protein, with amino-acid sequence MSKVYFIKNTESDYNKLGNDALELLKEVISETGHSFHKEVPIKVHFGEKGNKTFIPAKCYDNIINFLKEKGVSPSYIETNVLYRGSRTTTELHIETAKDHGFTQIPIIIADGDIGTEYDEIEINKDYINKCKIGRGYGQFKQFIVMSHFKGHVEAGFGGALKQLAMGFAARSGKLEQHSGISPVVNAEKCISCGICVNKCDFSAIETPDTAVIDESKCIGCAGCIAVCPRGAIENTWGGSHFLEKLSEYAYGASRNKDIIYITFVHNITKDCDCSGTHMKPIADNIGILAGKDPVALDTACLDLVQENSRQKLFEKGRTSLRHAEKIGLGTMKYELKKIR; translated from the coding sequence TTGAGTAAAGTATATTTTATTAAAAATACAGAATCAGATTATAATAAGCTTGGAAATGATGCTTTAGAGCTTTTGAAAGAAGTAATATCAGAAACTGGACATAGTTTCCATAAAGAAGTACCTATAAAGGTTCATTTTGGTGAAAAGGGAAACAAAACATTTATACCTGCAAAATGCTATGATAATATCATAAATTTTTTAAAAGAAAAAGGAGTATCTCCATCTTACATAGAAACCAACGTACTATATAGAGGGTCAAGAACCACCACAGAGCTTCATATTGAAACAGCAAAAGATCATGGATTTACACAGATTCCAATAATAATAGCAGATGGAGACATTGGAACCGAGTACGATGAAATAGAAATCAATAAAGATTATATAAACAAATGTAAAATAGGTAGGGGCTATGGACAATTCAAACAGTTTATAGTCATGAGCCATTTCAAAGGACACGTTGAGGCTGGATTCGGGGGTGCTCTAAAGCAGCTTGCTATGGGCTTTGCTGCTAGAAGTGGAAAGCTAGAGCAGCATTCAGGAATATCTCCAGTCGTAAATGCAGAAAAATGTATATCATGCGGAATATGCGTTAACAAATGTGACTTTAGTGCCATCGAAACTCCAGATACTGCAGTGATTGATGAGAGTAAATGTATTGGATGTGCAGGCTGTATTGCTGTTTGTCCGAGAGGTGCAATTGAAAATACTTGGGGAGGATCACATTTTCTAGAGAAACTTTCAGAGTATGCCTATGGAGCATCAAGAAATAAGGATATCATATATATTACCTTCGTTCACAATATTACGAAGGATTGCGACTGTTCAGGAACACATATGAAACCAATTGCTGATAATATTGGTATTCTTGCTGGGAAAGATCCTGTTGCCCTGGATACTGCATGCTTAGACTTAGTTCAGGAAAACAGTAGACAAAAACTCTTTGAAAAAGGCAGGACTTCTCTTAGACATGCAGAAAAAATAGGATTGGGAACAATGAAGTATGAACTTAAGAAAATAAGGTAA
- a CDS encoding ABC transporter substrate-binding protein, translating into MKRNSIFKIVLFASVAMLLFVGCSTTPTTPNEPDVGEMKTVTITDVRGDVEIPENPERIVDLSGNSDILSILGYEVIGTANSDAYDYTRFPSYLQETLEGATILGYSMQDTMDIEAVMNLEPDLIIISTVQEKMYDQLSNIAPTVMIQLEALDWKEDVKAIGKVFNKLDVAEAWLEDYTAKAKVAGEEILESYGENTTYLSFLASGGQFYVFDGAGFGSVLYEDMELRKPEGMPEQSNISLPVVTYEGLASIKSDYIFVIATDEDLKVLEENTIWNNLPSVREGKVIKLGASPYFNQGYSSIGREVLLDEIVEMLNETK; encoded by the coding sequence ATGAAAAGAAATTCTATATTTAAAATAGTTTTGTTTGCCAGTGTAGCTATGTTATTATTTGTTGGTTGTTCAACTACCCCAACTACTCCAAACGAACCAGATGTAGGAGAAATGAAAACTGTTACCATAACTGATGTAAGGGGAGATGTTGAAATACCAGAAAATCCAGAAAGAATAGTAGATTTAAGTGGTAATAGTGATATTTTATCAATTTTAGGTTATGAGGTAATAGGAACTGCAAATAGTGATGCATATGATTACACAAGGTTTCCTTCATATTTGCAAGAGACATTAGAAGGTGCAACTATATTAGGATATAGCATGCAGGACACTATGGATATTGAAGCTGTTATGAATTTAGAGCCAGATTTGATCATAATTTCAACAGTACAAGAAAAAATGTACGATCAATTAAGTAATATAGCACCAACAGTAATGATCCAATTAGAAGCATTAGATTGGAAGGAAGATGTTAAAGCTATAGGTAAGGTGTTCAATAAACTAGATGTAGCAGAGGCATGGTTAGAGGATTATACTGCTAAAGCAAAAGTAGCAGGAGAAGAAATACTAGAATCTTATGGTGAAAACACAACATATTTATCCTTCTTAGCAAGTGGAGGTCAATTTTATGTATTTGATGGTGCTGGATTTGGAAGTGTTTTATATGAGGATATGGAGTTAAGAAAGCCAGAGGGAATGCCAGAGCAAAGCAATATAAGCCTACCTGTAGTTACTTATGAAGGATTAGCCTCAATAAAATCAGATTATATATTTGTTATTGCAACAGATGAAGACCTTAAGGTACTTGAAGAAAATACCATTTGGAATAATCTACCTTCAGTAAGAGAAGGAAAAGTTATTAAATTAGGTGCTTCGCCGTATTTTAACCAAGGATATAGTTCAATAGGTAGAGAAGTACTTTTAGATGAAATAGTGGAGATGTTAAATGAAACAAAATAA
- a CDS encoding ABC transporter ATP-binding protein → MKLILKYLKRYPKLILLNTFGIFSFVAVQLGIPTIMASMIDKGIGNSDIGYIKKMGVTMLLVSIIGGAGTILITYASSKISTYVIRDIRNDVFAQSQKLSHKEYTKFGVSSMITRTTSDAFQLMLFSNLLFRTALLAPLMIFISIFMTIKTSLSLSLIIGASFPFIVLGVIIVAKVTNPISDAQLKSLDGLNRISRENLLGIRVIRAFRKSAYEAERFAGINEIYASNSKKLFTIISFTQPAFFFLLHLSMLAVFWVSSIMIDKGTLQVGQLVAFLEYQFQALFSMMLFSMVFVMYPRARVSANRIQELLDEKPSIINSKNCVKETKGNGKVEFDHVTFQYPDGELPVIKDVSFTAKQGETIAFIGSTGSGKSTLINLIPRFYDVTRGAIKINDVDIRDYDIDTLRKKIGFIPQKAFLFHGTIEENLKFGNSRTTLEEMNHAIKIAQAKEFIENKPDKLQEYISEGAKNFSGGQKQRISIARALIRKPKIYIFDDSFSALDYKTDAMLREALREETKESIVFIVAQRISTIMNADKIIVLNEGEVVGIGTHKELLKTCSVYYEIADSQLRKEELEQ, encoded by the coding sequence ATGAAGTTAATATTAAAATATCTTAAAAGATACCCCAAATTAATTTTATTAAATACCTTTGGAATATTTAGCTTTGTTGCTGTTCAGCTAGGCATTCCTACAATCATGGCGTCAATGATTGATAAAGGTATTGGTAATAGCGACATTGGCTATATTAAAAAAATGGGAGTAACCATGCTACTTGTAAGTATTATCGGTGGTGCAGGAACTATTTTGATCACTTATGCTTCTTCAAAAATTTCAACATATGTGATTCGCGATATTCGAAATGATGTTTTTGCACAATCACAGAAACTCTCTCACAAGGAGTATACTAAATTTGGTGTATCATCTATGATCACCCGTACAACTAGTGATGCCTTTCAGCTGATGCTATTCTCAAACTTACTTTTCAGAACAGCATTACTGGCACCACTTATGATTTTTATTAGTATATTTATGACTATAAAAACAAGTTTAAGCTTATCTTTGATTATTGGGGCAAGCTTTCCATTTATAGTATTAGGTGTTATTATCGTTGCTAAAGTAACCAATCCTATTTCTGATGCGCAACTAAAAAGCTTAGATGGTTTAAACAGGATTTCAAGGGAAAATTTATTGGGAATTAGAGTTATCAGAGCCTTTAGAAAAAGTGCCTATGAAGCAGAACGCTTTGCAGGAATCAATGAAATATATGCCTCTAATTCAAAGAAATTGTTCACAATCATTTCTTTCACGCAACCAGCATTCTTCTTTTTATTACATTTGTCCATGCTAGCAGTGTTTTGGGTGTCTAGCATCATGATTGATAAAGGAACTTTACAGGTTGGTCAATTGGTTGCCTTCTTAGAATACCAATTTCAGGCATTGTTCTCAATGATGCTGTTTTCTATGGTGTTTGTGATGTACCCAAGAGCAAGAGTTTCTGCAAATCGTATTCAGGAATTGTTAGATGAAAAGCCGTCTATAATAAATTCTAAAAATTGTGTAAAAGAAACAAAAGGTAACGGAAAAGTAGAATTCGATCACGTTACATTTCAATATCCCGATGGGGAGCTTCCTGTCATAAAGGATGTATCCTTTACAGCAAAGCAAGGTGAAACTATTGCTTTTATTGGGAGTACCGGAAGCGGTAAAAGTACATTAATCAATTTAATTCCAAGGTTTTATGATGTTACTAGGGGAGCAATAAAAATAAATGATGTGGATATTCGGGATTATGATATCGATACACTTCGTAAAAAGATCGGCTTCATTCCACAAAAAGCATTTTTATTCCATGGAACTATCGAAGAGAATCTAAAATTTGGTAACTCAAGGACAACCTTAGAAGAGATGAACCACGCAATTAAGATAGCGCAAGCAAAGGAATTTATAGAAAATAAGCCGGACAAACTACAAGAATATATCAGTGAAGGTGCTAAAAACTTTTCTGGAGGACAAAAACAAAGAATCTCAATAGCAAGAGCACTGATTCGAAAACCAAAAATCTATATCTTTGATGATAGCTTTTCAGCTCTTGATTATAAAACAGATGCTATGTTGCGCGAAGCCTTACGAGAAGAAACAAAAGAATCTATTGTATTCATTGTAGCACAAAGAATTAGTACCATTATGAATGCTGATAAAATAATAGTTCTCAACGAGGGCGAAGTCGTTGGAATTGGAACTCACAAGGAATTATTGAAAACATGTAGTGTTTACTATGAAATTGCAGATTCACAATTAAGAAAGGAGGAATTAGAGCAATGA
- a CDS encoding MetQ/NlpA family ABC transporter substrate-binding protein, giving the protein MKKIISLVLILSLILVGCSTGDNTPAEGDNVEGPTVVRVGLTGSDSKVWNHVKEEAAKENIDIQLVFFDSYPLPNAALNSGEIDLNSFQHYIYLNTEVEQHGYELSVIGETSFAPLGLYSKQIQSVDELEDGAKIVIPDDVTNGGRALLLLQENGLITVDPAAGNTPTIKDIENPRNFEIIELAATNIPASLEEVPLAAINSGVARDAGFIPTQDAIVLEDSNPGENPYINIIVARTEDKDNEVYNRIVELYQTDATKAVIEEDSKGSSIPVW; this is encoded by the coding sequence ATGAAAAAAATAATTAGTTTAGTTTTAATTTTATCCCTAATATTAGTAGGTTGCAGTACTGGAGATAATACACCGGCAGAAGGTGATAATGTAGAAGGACCGACTGTTGTAAGAGTTGGATTGACAGGTAGTGATTCTAAGGTTTGGAATCATGTTAAGGAAGAAGCAGCAAAGGAAAATATCGATATTCAACTTGTTTTCTTTGATTCTTATCCACTTCCTAATGCAGCTCTAAATTCCGGTGAAATAGATTTAAATTCATTCCAACATTATATCTATTTAAACACGGAAGTTGAACAACATGGCTATGAACTATCAGTTATAGGGGAAACATCATTTGCACCATTAGGATTATATTCTAAACAAATTCAAAGTGTTGATGAATTAGAGGATGGAGCTAAAATCGTAATTCCTGATGATGTTACCAATGGTGGAAGAGCACTATTATTACTTCAAGAAAATGGTCTGATAACAGTAGATCCTGCAGCAGGTAATACTCCTACAATTAAGGATATCGAAAACCCTAGAAATTTTGAAATTATAGAGCTAGCTGCAACTAATATTCCTGCTTCATTAGAGGAAGTTCCACTAGCTGCAATAAACTCAGGAGTGGCTAGAGATGCAGGATTCATTCCAACACAAGATGCAATAGTATTAGAAGATTCTAACCCAGGAGAAAATCCATATATCAATATTATAGTTGCTCGTACGGAGGATAAAGATAATGAAGTATATAATCGTATAGTAGAACTTTATCAGACAGATGCTACAAAAGCAGTTATTGAAGAGGATTCAAAAGGCTCATCAATTCCAGTTTGGTAA
- a CDS encoding ATP-binding cassette domain-containing protein encodes MIQLIDVSKTFKTDKTNVHAVKDVNLTINDGEIFGVIGYSGAGKSTLVRCINLLERPTKGQVLIDGVDLLHLKEKELRLHRQKIGMIFQQFNLLASRTVLENVAFPLRYRGISKEKITEKVLSLLDLVGIADKSSAYPSQLSGGQKQRVAIARALATDPSILLCDEATSALDPQTIKSILNLLKEVNKKLGITIVIITHEMNVIKEICNRVAVMEDGKVVELNDVISVFSNPQAQITKDFINSTSTLSRIDELIKEKSDLVELDEDEGIWRLDFYGSETKESIISDISKKYNINPSVIFANVEVISDTVLGSIIIRLRISEKVEKDVIQYLKDKQIRVEVIKNARVVRKVYSEPA; translated from the coding sequence ATGATTCAATTAATAGATGTTTCAAAAACCTTCAAAACAGATAAGACTAACGTACATGCAGTGAAGGATGTTAATCTAACTATCAATGATGGGGAGATATTCGGAGTAATTGGATATAGTGGTGCAGGCAAGAGCACCTTAGTAAGATGTATCAATCTTTTAGAAAGACCTACTAAAGGTCAAGTTCTTATTGATGGAGTTGATCTTTTACATCTAAAGGAAAAAGAGTTGAGATTACATCGTCAGAAAATAGGAATGATATTCCAACAATTTAACTTGCTTGCATCTAGAACAGTACTTGAAAATGTAGCGTTTCCTTTAAGGTATAGAGGAATTAGCAAGGAAAAGATTACAGAAAAGGTATTATCCTTATTGGATTTAGTAGGTATTGCGGATAAGTCCAGTGCTTATCCTTCTCAATTATCAGGAGGACAAAAGCAAAGAGTTGCCATAGCTAGAGCTTTGGCAACTGATCCTAGCATTCTGTTATGCGATGAAGCCACATCAGCTTTGGATCCCCAGACTATTAAATCAATTCTAAATTTACTAAAGGAAGTAAATAAAAAGCTAGGTATTACGATTGTGATTATTACACATGAAATGAACGTTATAAAAGAAATATGCAATAGAGTCGCTGTTATGGAGGATGGTAAAGTAGTGGAATTAAATGATGTAATTTCAGTTTTCTCCAATCCTCAAGCGCAGATTACAAAGGACTTTATCAATAGCACATCAACTTTATCTCGTATTGACGAATTGATTAAAGAAAAATCAGATCTAGTTGAACTTGATGAAGATGAAGGGATTTGGAGATTGGACTTTTATGGCTCTGAAACTAAAGAGTCGATTATATCGGATATTTCAAAGAAATATAATATTAATCCAAGTGTTATTTTTGCAAATGTAGAGGTTATTTCAGATACAGTACTAGGGTCCATAATTATTAGACTAAGAATATCGGAAAAGGTGGAGAAGGATGTAATACAGTATCTGAAGGATAAGCAAATTAGAGTAGAGGTGATAAAAAATGCTAGAGTTGTTAGAAAAGTATATTCCGAACCTGCTTGA
- a CDS encoding methionine ABC transporter permease — protein MLELLEKYIPNLLDYSSEFFNSIGETLQMLFLSGIFSFIIGLFLGTLLVVTRKENILENAVIHKVLDGMVNIFRSIPFVILITALIPLTKLIVGTFIGVKGAIFPLVVGCTPFFIRQVDMALSDIDNGLIEAAQSMGLSPAGIIFRVYLKESIPALARSTTITTISLLGLTAMGGAVGGGGLGSFVIRYGHNRFYQDITYVSVIVILIFVTIIQFIGNIIIKKTTH, from the coding sequence ATGCTAGAGTTGTTAGAAAAGTATATTCCGAACCTGCTTGATTATTCAAGTGAATTTTTTAATAGTATTGGTGAAACTTTGCAGATGCTATTTCTATCAGGAATATTCTCATTTATAATAGGACTCTTTTTAGGAACCCTGTTGGTAGTAACTAGAAAGGAAAATATTCTTGAAAATGCAGTTATTCATAAGGTCCTTGATGGGATGGTTAATATATTTAGATCAATTCCCTTTGTTATATTAATTACAGCCTTAATTCCGTTGACAAAGCTTATAGTCGGAACTTTTATAGGAGTAAAGGGAGCGATTTTTCCTCTTGTAGTGGGATGTACTCCTTTCTTTATTAGGCAGGTGGACATGGCACTTTCAGATATTGATAATGGTTTGATTGAAGCAGCTCAGTCCATGGGACTTTCTCCAGCTGGAATTATATTTAGGGTTTATCTTAAAGAGAGTATTCCTGCGTTGGCTCGCTCAACTACAATTACTACTATTAGCTTACTTGGTTTAACAGCCATGGGTGGTGCAGTAGGAGGAGGGGGACTTGGGTCCTTCGTAATCAGATATGGTCATAATAGGTTTTATCAGGATATAACTTATGTTTCAGTTATAGTTATTCTGATTTTCGTTACAATAATTCAATTTATAGGCAATATTATTATTAAAAAAACAACACATTAA
- a CDS encoding ABC transporter ATP-binding protein, with translation MKKLYPYIKPYLIFFIASILLLIIYAGFLAAAPMVEGLITTRLKDDVANIANNIPGAAISFSYILRIIKILLGIYIGNITCGFLSQYFLTIGIQNSMRDLRNEVQKKITRLPIGYFDKRTVGDILSIISNDVETISNALQQSLSRILSAILSITLAVILMFYINPTMAIMAVLILPGSAFIMRFIMKRSTLMFKNQQHALGALNGYIQERYTGLTEIKLYGKQGESIEQFKKINNNLCENGFKSQFISGLMSPLISFLTYIAMVAVIFVGTTYVISGTITVGQLQAFVRYMWQLNDPLGQVTQLSSSIQSAIAASGRVFDFLEAEEEVPEIVNPRSIEDLKGNVTFENVSFGYTKDNILIENLNVDVKNGQMVAIVGPTGAGKTTLINLLMRFYDVNSGAIKIDGINIKDMKRDKLRSIFGMVLQDTWLFNGSIADNIKYGNDDATREDIINAAKIANVNHFIKTQPDGYDMVLNEESSNVSAGEKQLLTIARAFLADPAILILDEATSSVDTRLELMLQTAMKNIMKGRTSFVIAHRLSTIRNADLILVMNNGTIVEQGTHDELIIKKGFYEKLYMSQFQQQV, from the coding sequence ATGAAAAAATTATACCCTTATATAAAACCCTATTTGATATTTTTTATCGCTTCAATTCTTCTTTTAATTATATATGCAGGTTTTTTAGCAGCAGCACCAATGGTAGAAGGTTTAATTACGACTAGATTAAAAGATGATGTTGCGAATATTGCCAATAACATTCCTGGCGCAGCTATTAGCTTTTCTTATATTCTTAGGATTATAAAAATATTGCTTGGGATTTATATTGGAAATATCACTTGTGGTTTCCTATCCCAATACTTTTTAACAATTGGGATACAGAATTCAATGCGCGATCTAAGAAATGAAGTTCAAAAGAAGATTACAAGACTTCCAATTGGCTATTTTGATAAGCGTACTGTTGGAGACATCTTAAGCATTATATCCAATGACGTAGAAACCATATCTAATGCCTTACAACAAAGTTTATCTAGAATATTAAGTGCTATTTTGTCCATCACCTTAGCTGTGATCTTAATGTTCTATATTAATCCTACTATGGCGATAATGGCTGTTTTGATTCTTCCAGGTAGTGCATTTATTATGAGATTTATTATGAAGCGTTCTACTCTTATGTTTAAAAATCAACAGCATGCCTTAGGAGCTTTAAATGGTTATATTCAAGAAAGATATACAGGATTAACAGAGATTAAATTATATGGCAAGCAAGGAGAATCCATTGAACAATTTAAAAAGATTAATAATAATCTTTGTGAGAATGGATTTAAATCACAATTTATATCGGGGTTAATGTCACCATTAATCTCCTTTCTGACTTATATTGCCATGGTAGCAGTTATCTTCGTAGGGACAACCTATGTAATTTCCGGTACCATAACCGTTGGACAACTTCAAGCATTTGTACGTTATATGTGGCAGCTAAATGATCCTCTTGGGCAAGTAACCCAATTGTCTTCCTCTATTCAATCTGCCATTGCAGCCTCGGGAAGAGTTTTTGATTTTCTTGAAGCAGAGGAAGAAGTCCCTGAGATAGTAAATCCTCGTAGCATTGAAGATCTAAAAGGGAATGTTACATTTGAAAATGTGTCCTTTGGCTATACAAAGGACAATATATTAATTGAGAATTTAAATGTAGATGTTAAAAATGGGCAAATGGTAGCCATTGTAGGACCAACAGGAGCTGGAAAAACAACATTAATCAACCTTTTAATGCGTTTCTATGATGTAAATAGCGGTGCAATTAAGATAGATGGTATCAATATTAAAGATATGAAGAGGGACAAACTTCGTTCTATCTTTGGTATGGTTCTACAGGATACCTGGCTTTTTAATGGAAGTATTGCTGATAATATTAAATACGGCAACGATGATGCAACTCGAGAAGATATTATCAATGCAGCTAAAATAGCCAATGTAAATCACTTTATTAAAACTCAGCCAGATGGCTATGATATGGTCCTCAATGAGGAGTCATCCAATGTTTCTGCTGGAGAAAAGCAGTTATTAACCATAGCAAGAGCATTCTTAGCAGATCCAGCAATTTTAATTCTTGATGAAGCGACAAGTTCCGTAGATACAAGGCTGGAGCTAATGCTACAAACTGCTATGAAAAATATTATGAAGGGTAGAACAAGTTTTGTTATTGCCCACCGTCTTTCTACAATTAGAAATGCAGATTTAATCCTTGTTATGAATAACGGAACCATTGTTGAGCAAGGTACCCATGATGAGCTAATCATTAAAAAGGGCTTTTATGAGAAGTTGTATATGAGCCAGTTTCAGCAACAAGTATAG
- a CDS encoding MerR family transcriptional regulator: MTRNKNDYLTTGEFAKLCNIPKHILFHYDQIGLFQPEIIKENGYRYYSFHQCDTFYIITALKQLGMPLKEIKKFMDERNPNALISLLDQKSKEVTKELLRLEQIKDRIDTLKDITEEALIVEYNKIELAYHKEVYGLRSPFIDQGTDNSYPDFISSLIDFLNSSNGSIIDFLGASLTINNILEERFHIFSYLYTKDENAYAKNISLVRREGWYLQAYYKGSYQNIGEMYTKIIDYATKHQIKLGKHAYEEYLIFEVGAKNRDDYVTLILVETCK, from the coding sequence ATGACCCGCAATAAAAATGATTATTTAACCACTGGTGAATTCGCTAAACTATGTAATATCCCAAAACATATATTATTTCATTATGACCAAATCGGATTATTTCAACCGGAAATAATTAAAGAAAACGGTTATCGATACTATTCATTCCATCAATGTGATACTTTTTATATTATTACTGCTTTGAAACAACTAGGAATGCCATTGAAGGAGATTAAAAAATTTATGGATGAACGAAATCCAAATGCTTTAATATCCTTACTGGATCAAAAATCAAAGGAAGTTACAAAAGAGCTTCTTAGGCTAGAGCAAATCAAAGATAGAATTGATACCTTAAAAGATATAACAGAAGAGGCCTTAATCGTAGAATACAATAAGATTGAATTGGCTTATCATAAAGAAGTCTATGGGCTGCGAAGTCCATTCATAGATCAGGGAACAGATAATTCTTATCCGGACTTTATTTCTTCCCTAATTGATTTTCTTAATAGTAGTAATGGCAGTATAATTGATTTTTTAGGTGCATCTCTTACTATTAATAATATTCTTGAGGAAAGATTTCACATCTTTTCCTATTTATATACGAAGGATGAAAATGCCTATGCTAAGAATATTTCTTTAGTTCGTAGAGAAGGTTGGTATCTTCAGGCTTATTATAAAGGAAGTTACCAAAATATCGGTGAAATGTATACCAAGATTATTGATTATGCTACAAAACACCAAATTAAACTGGGAAAACATGCTTATGAAGAGTATCTTATTTTTGAGGTTGGTGCTAAAAATCGAGATGACTATGTTACTTTAATATTGGTTGAAACCTGTAAGTAG